Genomic segment of Sarcophilus harrisii chromosome 4, mSarHar1.11, whole genome shotgun sequence:
CAGTcacagagtcaagaagatttgagttcacaACTTAACTTTGATGCATACTATCTATGTGAAACTGGATAAGCCAATTATCCCTTTCTTCCCTTGGAAATTCTACTACAGTCAGTTTCAGAGCAGTTGTTTATCTGCATTGATAGATGGGGTTTCTCATTGGAAATACCTTATGACAAGGggggagaggatgaggggaaggaggggaaaaattggaacaaaaggtttggcaattgtccatgctgtaaaattacccatacatataacttgtaaataaaaagctattaaaaaaaaagattctctaataaaggcctcatttcacaAACACATGTATAAAactattgttttgtaaaaatttGTAAGAATTACAAGTGAtcctctaattgataaatggtcaaaggatatgagaaagcagttttcaggaaaagaaatcaaagctatgaaactctattgaaaaaataagatgaaaaaatcCTCGAAGTCACCACTAATTAGAGACATGCAAAGTAAAAccattctgaggtaccacttcacacctatcagattggctaaaatgacaggaaaagatattaataaatgttgtagggaatgtaggaaaactgggacactaatggattgttggtggagttatgaactgatctagtcattctggaagacaatttggaactatgcccaaagagttataaaactatacataacCTTTGATCTAGTAATACCACTagtaagtctatatcccaaagagacaaaaataaatcaaaaaggaaagggaaccacaagtagaaaaatatttatagcagctctttttgtggtggctaagaatttgaagttgaggggatacccatcaattggggaataactgaacaatttgtggtatataattatTATGGGATACTATTATACTATAGGATATAATTAcaggatgttttaaaaaaaacctgggaagacttacatgaactgatgcaaaatgaagtgaacggAAGTAGGAAAATTGTGTAACAATACTGCATAATAATCAACTTTGGATGACAgttattctcatcaatacaatgattcaagacagttccaaaggacttatgatgaaaatgctatccatctccagagaaagagctaatggagtctgaatgcagattgaagcaatgtgaactaatgtgtgagctaatgtgtgaactctcaaaggtgttaatttaagcattgtttctatcaactctaatgagttaacaccttgtttcaagttctgacccataacatcagCATACTTTTGTTTTCAACTGTCTTTtgttggtctgtgttttctttcccaatatgactaatatggaaatatgttttgcataacttaacatgtataacatatcaaacaATGTACCTTTGTATGGAGGTGGAAAGGctgggatagagagagagaatttggaactcaaaaattaaaagaaaagttaatatattggattacttcatGTCTAGGGGAGCggatgaggggaaaggaaggagaaaaaatttggaacaaggtttgcaagggtgaatgttgaaaactggctgcatatattttgaaaatgcaaaGCTATTACTAAAAAGATGCaacacagacaaaaaataaatgttaaagctatttttacatgtaactgaaaaaatatgaaaaatttcacataaaacaaaacataacaagtTGACCAGGCTAGTTAACGATAAGAAAATTGTTCAGGGTAGTAATAttcagtcttatttttttttacctctcttttCCTACTAGCTTGAtaagcttatttttcttttcttttctcagaaataaaatgtAGCTTTTATCTCATATTAAatttcacataaaaatatttgaataattttgtATGTGAACATCCAGATATTCTTAAATGCTTCTACCAGATGACAGCTCatgtttatttagcattttagGAGTTATAATATTTTCTATACATTCTTCTGTTTGTGTCTCAACCATTTTCTGGTATAAGTAATTCAAGTatgaaaattgaggcacagaaatgttaagtgactggACCATGGTATTACAAAAACATGGTTTAAGAGTCTGCTCACTCCTAGTCTAATATCACTTTCAAACCATCTCTTGCAGCAGGGATGTCCTGGAGGTCAATAGACCAATTGATCTATAATTCATAAAGAGTAtagaaacagaattttagagttgaaaacaGTTTTAgatgtcatctaatccaatcttttGCCCAATGCAAAAATCTCCTCTTTAGTATCTCTGACTTATTTAGCACctgattggggcagctagataataTAGTGGATAGACTGCCACGTCTGGActcaaaaagactcattttttctgagttcaaatctggcttcagttacttattaactgtatgaccctggacaagttacttaatcctgtttgcctcagttttctcatctgtatgagctgaagaaagaaatggtaagaatgtctatgccaagaaaacctcaaatgggatcataaagaattgtACCCACttgaaaaatgactggacaaaaaaataaatgggCATTTTCAGTGATGATGAGCTCATTGTCTCAGAAGGTcaccctttaaaaatttttttaaagtaaaaattgatgGGAAGCTTGTCCAAAGCTTTACTTTTAGCGTATGAAAACTCGGTAGTCTAAGTCTAAGAACTTCCTGCAGATTACAACCAAAAGATCCAACAGATGATTATGGATTCTACTTTCTGAGACATCTTCAAGGAGTATGACAGATGTTCCACATGCAGGATTGTAGACTCCCCCATGTCCTATATAGTCTGAGACTTCACTCATTTCCCATCTAGTTATATGCTTTTGGGAAATGAGTATCTGCTTAGGACCTTAGTTAAGgctgtttttacttctttattcctCAGAGTATAGACAAGGGGGTTGAGCATTGGGGTTATCACAGTGTAGGTCACTGCCACCAGTCGGTCCTTGTCTGAGGAGTAGAGGGATGTAGGACGCAGGTAGATGAAAGAAGCACAGCCATAATGGACAATGACCACAGTGAGGTGGGAGATGCAAGTGGCAAATGCCTTTCGTTGCCCCTCAGCTGATGAGATCTTGAGGATAGTGGAGACAATGAAAACATAGGAGATGAATATCAGCACAAAGGGGACCAATAATACCAAAATACTGAGAAAGAAGATGACCATCTCTTTCATATTTGTGTCAGTACAGCCCAACTTGATGACAGGAGAGATGTCACAGAAAAAGTGGTTAACTCGGTTTGATGCACAAAAAGGCAGGCTGAATACTAGGATGTTGACAATGACAGAGATCATGAAACCACAGAAGGCACAGGTCAACACCAGCTGAATGCAAGTTGCTTGGCTAACAATGAGCATGTAGTTAAGAGGATTGCAGATGGCAACATAGCGGTCATAACCCATCACAGCAATTAGAAAGCAATTGGTACAAGCCAAGCCTACAAAAAAGTAGAGCTGGGCTgcacaaccagagaaagaaatagttttGTCAGTAGAGAGTAGGTTTGTCAGCATCTTGGGGATGATGACCAAGGTGTAGCAGGTCTCAGAgcatgaaagaatgaaaagaaagaagtacaTTGGGGTATGGAGGGTGCGATCTATGCGAATGACAGTCATGATAGTGACATTGGCCATTAAAGTGGTCAGGTAGACCAGAAGGAAGATGATGAAGAGCAGAATCTGCAGGTCTCCCAGACTGGAGAAGCCTACAAGGACGAATTCAGTGATCACACTCTGGTTCTGTCTCTTCATTGATCACAGAAGAGAAGCTAGAACAACCTAGATGCAGATAGAATTTATATGAGTTGACGTTTGTATAAAAGGTATATGCCCCAAATAAATCAGCTTTATATCTTTGGCTCCAATCCAAATATTCTATGAATTTGATCCTTCCTCTATTATTCAATTTCAATAAAGTTAACCAAGAATATAAGTAAGCATAAATTGTGTTCTCATGCTTATTATTGATAAATACTAAAACAAACTGTAGCAAGATTGATCCAATAACTATGATTAACGCAAAACatttttggtatttcttcttgttcttgtttttcatctttttattcttcattttcttcttgtttttgtttttctatgtaaATATGTGACAATCCTTTGACTATGGCCTTAGGGAAGATAACTGGTGCATTGGACTGAGTGCTGAGCTTGAATcagcaagattcatcttcctgagctcaaaattggtctcagacacttagctagctgtatgatcctgggccaTTCACTTAACTATGTTTGTCTCTTCAATGGTAAacatgagagaagaaaatggcataccactccaatatctttgccaagaaaataccaaatggggtcataaagagttgagtATGACCAAAATAActgaatcataatttttttttctgaattataatTTTGAGCATAGGCTATACTTCAACTTAGATCTCTTTGAAACAATAAGAAGGAtaaatggcaaaataatattAGTACAGATTGCATTCAGATTTTATAGAACTGAAATTGGAGATGTGGGATAGTGTACtctatatttgtataaatatgggTTCATAGATTTGATTCAATAGATACAATTCATCAagaattcattttgttaaaaaaatgccatataagaaaatggaaaaatcagtTGGTGGAAGATGAACACAAAAGAGCATCAGACTTATAAAAAGCTCAGAATGAACTGAGGCTGTAATTAAAACTAAGAACATCAGAAATGTCTTTTATAGCCACATTTGAAAAAGATCAAGGACTGGAGGGAGGGGGCATTTCTAGAAGTGGATTAAATAATGGGTATAAGAAAGAAGGCCAAGCAAATCAACTTTTACTTTGCTCCTGGGTTTTCTTCCATGGAAATAATCTTTGATAAAAAGATTGGTAAAAGAGAGTTGAGGCTAAAAATATATGAGGAGATAATGAGAGAATACCTAGTCATTGTCAGTGAATTAAAACCATCAGGCCTCAACAAAATAATTACCATGgtgttaaagatgaaaaaaaaaaacaagatat
This window contains:
- the LOC105750284 gene encoding olfactory receptor 10T2-like — its product is MKRQNQSVITEFVLVGFSSLGDLQILLFIIFLLVYLTTLMANVTIMTVIRIDRTLHTPMYFFLFILSCSETCYTLVIIPKMLTNLLSTDKTISFSGCAAQLYFFVGLACTNCFLIAVMGYDRYVAICNPLNYMLIVSQATCIQLVLTCAFCGFMISVIVNILVFSLPFCASNRVNHFFCDISPVIKLGCTDTNMKEMVIFFLSILVLLVPFVLIFISYVFIVSTILKISSAEGQRKAFATCISHLTVVIVHYGCASFIYLRPTSLYSSDKDRLVAVTYTVITPMLNPLVYTLRNKEVKTALTKVLSRYSFPKSI